TCTGAATATGGCTAGTAACCCTTGACAAATACTCTGCTGGAGGCTCGGGGGCAACGCCAGATTTTTCAAGACAAATACTATCCATAAGACATAGAATGGGTCTTCTCTTTCTATTACAACACAGAGACTGTGTCCTTCATAGGGGACATATCATTTTCAATAGTGTTTAGTTGTGACATATATTGAGGTGtatctatttctttgtgttcAGTACTGGCTAAAGCTGTTTGTGACTTTACAGTGTCTGTGAGTGAATGACACTTGTTTTACTATGACTGTGCCCAAATTTACCCCAAAGCTGTATTTGTCACTGTATTTGTGTTTGAATAAAGCTGTATTTGTGAAAGGCAACTACCTGAGGTGAGATTAGTGCAATGCTGTGATTAAGTGCTTCTGTGTTAATGTAGCGAGCCGCCCAGGCAAGCCTAGCGGTAAtctccctgtctgttcccctCCCACCCCGTCCCGGCCTGGCTGGCCACTcgctgtcagacagacaggcctcAGGACTCTCATCACTTCGCACAGTACACAGGAACACACATTAAGGACCTGTTTCCTGCGCTGTAGACTATGTCTATCagcgtgttctctctctctctctgtcttgttctctcttgttctttctttctctttctctctctctctctctctctctctctctctctctctctctctctctctctctctctctctctctctctttctctctctctctctctctctctctataatctTTTGTTATCCATTTTATTGCCCTGTCattttaaaaattacaatttGCCACACCAAAACAATGCCCGTCATCTCCTATACATGTATCTATGATAATATCAGCTGTAGATCAGTCTCTGAGATTTGAGTCGGCATATTTGTAGTCACTGTGGAAATTCCAACAGTTCTTGAGCACACATATTTCGAGTcacctgcccctctctctctctctctggcctgaaTATTAAAACAGCAAATTTACTCAGCGGTTTGCGGCCATCATTTGTATCAAATTAGTGGGGGGAGATAACATTAGCTCTCACAGGGGGTGTCTGCCTCcccacccaccccaccccaccccagtcTGTACAGGTGACCCCCACCCACCAACTCCGCTGATCCTGAGTGCTGCtgtggtgatagtggtctgaGCCTGTCCTTATGCAAGCCATTAGCTATCACAACAGAGAGGCTAAAGTTAAACCCAGCTGCAGACTGAATTTGCACAGATTCACACCAATTAGACGGGATTCCCCAGCCTAGCCCTAGGGAAAGTGTGTCACCTGTTATAGAGGGGGTCAGCCTGATCTCATATAGACGtagcatagtaaatgtaaatccgggacactcaaattagtatgatatgttacgtttggtatggttacataaaacagaaggttacttaaccTTTTCacgtgtgagttccaaatatctctaacggtcgcacCAGTGTGAGTTTTTCTATGCTCGAAAAATTCTATTTTGTAACAGAAtacaaaatgtgattgttacacAGCAGGACGGTTAACTCGcactgccctcaaaccaaggcacgcCGTCTGCTAAttttctataggctatgtttcaacttgtcaatttcaaataaTTTTTATTTTCTAACAACATTTTGAATTGAGCTGTTTTCCGCCTTctcattaattcacataagaagtagcccatttcactgttgcggacaatttatgtttgaggctttactgagtcagacaaacttctctcttcaaCGAGAGCCCAAGCACTTCCCCAGTGCTTCCCCAGATCAAGTATGGAGACATTGTGCATTTGTGCATTCCCCCTGGCACATTTTCTGTCTGGTGACGCGCAttgccttcattgttgttttccttacaaataataactttggTCATGTTCCTATTAAAGTAAGTGCATTATTTTCTGTAAATATCGTGTTGTCATTTCTACTGTAGCATACCATATGTATGGAGTGTAATGTATTATTCACATACTTTCAAATACTGGTGACAAATCATTCAAAcagattcttgcatagattgtaatggacacatatgatgtgtttaaaaaaacttttttgaaggttgtactgattatgatcaGTTAAGCTATTTTCTAGCTATGTGTAGTGCCATGTTTGTTGACTTCATACAATACAGTCTGGTTGTCACGTAAGGGTCTGTCAGactaaagatgttataacaagggatagttcactcgactgacttatggtgctttcaagacaactatgGGTTGCCAGCTTAGACCCtgggttttatttttattttgcatATAAACTTCTCCTGTGTCTGCCCCCCATTTATTGATAAATGCCCCATCAAAGTAATATTTCTGTCACACACTGGgccggcagggtagcctagtggttagagcgttggactagtaaccgaaaggttgcaagttcaaatccccgagctgacaaggtacaaatctgtcgttctgcccctgaacaggcagttaacccactgttcctaggccgtcattgaaaataagaatttgttcttaactgacttgcctagttaaataaaggtaaaataaaaaataaaataaacaccctgatctgtttcagctgtccaggtgtctcccatctcccctcattatccctgtgtatttatacctgtgttctctgtttgtctgttgccagttcattttgttcgtcaagcctcccagcgtttttccccttgctcctgtcttttctatagttcctgttttctagttttccctgtgttgaccattctgcctgccctgaggctgcctgccgtcctgtaccttgccccaccacactggattattgacctctgcctgccctgaccctgagactacctgccgttctgtaccttttggactctgatctggattactgacctctgcctaccctttACCTGTTATTTttcctgccccctgttctagtaataaacttttattacttcaacactgtctgcatctgggtcttccctaaaacgtGATAATGATACCTTCCCCAATTTCTACCCCCTATACATTCTGTTGCTACTGTTCCAATCACATATTTGTGATGGTTTGCTGCAGGGACCAGTCAACAATGatgaaacatacagtatgtgattGTACTCGTCAAATGGttagggcaaaaacaaaagtagggtgATTGGTCGGGGTGGAAGGGTGGGCGTATAacgtgaacgtctagcaacccaaaaggTATTTTGTacgaatctcatcacagacaactttagcattttagctaattagcaactttacaactacttactacttttttggCTACTTTGCAACTTTTAACCTAACTCCTGatcccaaccttaaccctaaccttaacactaaccttcactcctaacccctagcctagctaacgttagctacctagctataGTTAGCCACCTAGTCATTTAGCTAACCTTagcaacaacaaattggaatttgtaacatatcatacattttgcgAATTCGTTACATTTTGTCCAAATTGCAATTTGCAACATTTCATACAAATTTTTATTCGTAAcatatacgaaatggatgatggacatccacaaattaatacataccatatgaaacatAACATATTACACTTATTGGGGTGTCCCGGATTTGTACTTACTAagttacgtctacccctgagtccaggttggggGTGGGGGTGCAAATGTTTAATCTGTAGGGCATGTTTCTTTAGGGGTGGAAGCGGGAAGCCTATCTGCGTTTGGGGTGGTTAGAGGATTACCTTATGTTACAACAATACAATAAACAGAAAATAATCCCAGTCATATGCAATGCTCGATTAATGACCATCTTGCGTGTTTTATGTGAGAAAAAAATACCATACGTTGAGATTAATTAAATTGGACTGGACAGAGCAATTTCCCCAAACTAGGATATGATTAATCTGTAGAATTATAATGCACCTTTTATTTTTCTTGAATATTTCCAATCTCTAAAATGACATCATCATTATGTCCGTGGGAAGGACAGGGAATATTTACCTTGAGATCCAACCTCTGCTTGTGTTACATAGGAGAAATGTCAAAACACTGGACATGAACAAAGTGGAGGAATATACGCCTCTGGAAAATGCTTCCTCTGAAGTACTAAAAATGGATTCTGGGGTCAGGGTGCTTGACACCTCGAAGAAGAACCTCGTCCTTTCAAAAGGAACATCTTTATTTATAAAATGGTACACACAACTATAAATATATAGGAATCGTTGTCTTGATGTGCTTAACACCTTCCTCATCCATTCCACATCAAATGTCCATATACTTTATCTGTTTTCTGAATTAATCCATGCTATGAAAAACACACAGTATACCTCTTATTTggctataaaaaatatatatttgtataaaTATGTTTAGTCCTATTGTACGACTCTCCATTATTTAGCATAGGTGTAATAAATACACAAATATTGAATTGTCTCTGCCATTAGTCAGGGGAGACTAAATCATTTAGAGACAGGATATCCGGGACATAAACTGTGCTTCCATGCTGCAAAAACAAGGCGTCATTTGTAAGTCAAACCCTGAGATCACCGCTATTCTAACCGGGGCAGGAAGCCGGACCAGAGCCTTCCACTGTGGACTAACTCTGTTGCCCGTTGAGCTGCTCCACAATGTTCCATAACGCGACCATCAGTTTATTCACCATGTATGTGTTTTCTTGAGAATATACAAAGCATTCAAATATAATATGTATTGTCTATCAAATGTGAGCAGATGGCTGTGAATTGTAGGCCTGTGGAGGATTTGTTAAATGTAAAAATGATCAGATACATGTTCCTAATATTGTTGTGAAACTAATCTAGGCTAGCACTAATGTCTATACAGTATAAGAATAAGTGATCTATCTTATGGATAAAAAAACGGTTTCAACAAATTTGATTATtaataacataaaacacaagTGTAGGTCTATAACCACTTCAACTGATGTTAACATTGATTCAAATAAACAATGAAAACATTGTATTAATAACTATATGGTTACTTATTACCAAGGTGCATTGATATAATAATTGGTGTAATGCtgtatttcaacaacaaaaatgtaggGTAAAGTAattcaaaaacataaaacagTAAAGGAACATATATTTTGGTTCAAAACTTTATTTTTCAAAAGTGTAAAAGTATAAAACAGCTATACATAAAACGTTCAAATAGTAACTGTACATTATTTATTATCAGAAAATGTATTTATGTTCCTCTTCAGAACAAAAAGAAAATACAAACCAATGTGTGAACAGTCATCATTACAATTCAGATGTCATACTATGGCTTCTTAGCTCATACAGTGATACACATTGAACGCCCTTCACACAAAAAGAAAATAACATACTGAATTTGAACCCTCAAATTAAAGAGATCCCACTGTTCCCACGGGCCTTCAATTGTAACAGAATGAAAGAGAAAGACATAGAGAGAaacggagacagggagggagagagagagagagagaaagagagaagacagaaaTAGTGacaggagacagaaagagacatttGAGGTCAGGTTATGTGCTGTAATAGCTTCAGTAGTAGATCGAGACAGGGAGGACCAGGAGGTTAGGAGGTGTAGTTACAGTAGAACACTGTGCTGGCATCAGAGAGCACAGAGGATATCAGGCTCTCAGGTCCCTGCATGTTGGCCTCATGTGCCCCATACGACAGGCCTGTCATGTCCCCAGGTCTGGAGGAGCTCAGGTACTGTTCAAACTCACTCCGGTCCACCTCACCTATCAGCTCTGATGGATGCATCTGCTCCACCTGGTCTGCTGGGTGGGAGTCTGGGGGAGGGGAGCGCTGTCCTGTCCCATGTCCTGGGTGTCGCTTGGGGTGACTGGGGCTACAATGTTGGCTGTAGTACATAGCCAATTGGTTGAAGGAGGGGGGCATGGGGCCAGCCTGgtggccttgctgctgctcagtgggggaggagaggtgtcTGTGGAGAATGTGGTTGGCGTGCTGGTTGGAGTGAGGGTCCTGAGGTGTGTACTCTGCCCCCTGGGAGTGGTAGGCGTACGCAGGCATCATGTGGCACTCCTCCTGAGAGTGGCCGGAGAAGAACATGGAGTCTGATTCCACGGCATCTAGTGGGGAGGTGTCGGGGGTGGGCAGGCTGTAGGGTTCGTAGGAAGCCCCCCCGAGGGCCTGGGCGTCGCGGTAGTGGCCGAGGGACTGAGTCGACACCTGGTAGCCATGCTCGTGGTGGTAACCCAGCCCCAGGCCCTCCATACACACTCGGccgtccccacccagggaggtgCTCTGGTGGTCGGACACACCATGAACCAGGAACCCTGAGTCCAGACGCTTAATCCTCTTCACCTGCTTCCTCCGCCGGGGTCGGTATTTGTAGTTGGGGTGGTCCTGCATGTGCTGGACCCGGAGCCTTTCAGCCTCCTCTACAAAGGGGCGCTTCTCGGACACAGGAAGGGCTTTCCACGACTTCCCTACAGATCAAGAACAGAGCTCATATGAGTCATATGGCGGCATCAGGCATGCAGACTGGTGGTGTTCCAAAATAGCTAATTGCCAATTTAGTAACAACAGGAGAACACTGATTTCATAACATGATaacattactattattattgatCAAAAGCAGTAATCGTTGTAATTAGTTCATTTGGAAATTATATTAGTTACTTACTCTATATTTGAATGGCCAAAGTAAGGGCAGATAGTTTCCATAATGTGCTTTTTCATGAAAATGTGTCACTACACAAATACTACAAACCAAAATCATTGACGTAGGCTACAATAATATTTATCATATTTATtgtaaaataaattcattatgcttTCACGTGACAACAACACACTgtttaaaataacaataattcaCTAAGGATTTCGtcatgtatatataaaaaatatatatatattaaagaaATACACATTGGTCTTTATAAATATCATGGAAGTAACAGGCTCACATAATCAATTAAGCCTACTTTATAATTGTATTGTCTTACCCAACATTTTGCTCAACTCCGCATTGTGCAGGTCAGGATTTTGTTGTGCCAGTCGTTTGCGCTCATCCTTTGCCCACACCATGAACGCATTCATGGGTCTCCGGATCCGCGGCTCAGTCTTTCCACGGTTCTGGTTCCCGGAGCTGGTAGCGCACGACTCGCTCTTCACTTTGGTGTCCCCGAGAGGGCTCAGGGGGTCTGCCCACTGACAGTGTCCCATTCCAGGCATCATGACTGACATCGCGCACCTAGGCTGGGTCTGATCGTCACTGGCGTAACCCGCATCCGGACTACTCATCTCTGTTCTATCGACACCAACCGCAGCAACTcgcacaaaaaaacacacaaaaaaacagaagTGCCCCTAGCTGTACAGATATAAAAATGAATGTTAACGCAAGAGTAACGATTCCAAACTGAATGGGAAATATCCGTCACTTTTAGATAACAGCCAGGAGCTGACTAAACTAGAGCTGACTATTTTACCCTGAGGGGGATACTATAAGAGCACAGGCAACCAATCAACATAAAGGTGGGAGTGCCCACCCCTGAGGCGCAAAAAGTTTGAAGTAACCGCCTTCCAGCCTTATTGGGAGCACGATACCACCCATGGAGACAAGCACTGTCATCTATGCATAATACAAGCAACACATTAGGTGCCCAAACACAGTTCAAGATTAAACAGACGGAATATTGCTATTGTGCATTTTGGAGTTATGATTAAATTAGAACATATTGCGTTCGTGAAATAAACACCACAAAATCATTTGGGATACATCATTCTAAAAGGATATGGGAAAATAATTTGTCCTACAGTCTATCAAATTTAGCAAATATCAAATAATTAATATTCGAAAAAGTCAACGTTAATGCACACAAACGTTTGAATTCAACTAAAATGTTGCTTTGGTGAGAGACTTTCTCCATTGCTCATGCACCATCACTTTCAAATCTTATTTTCCAGTTTTAGATATTTTTATATCACTTCCCACCTCTAAGTTTTAACTCTGCCTTAAAGTATATTTTATTCTCACTGTTATTCAGATGTAAACCTAATACACATGGACTATCTCATCTGTAGGCCTATTGGGATGATGGATTTGGTAACTGGAAGTTCTAAAGCGCAGATTTACGCATCATTTTGACGGTCTGCCAGCGTTCAAAGAAATTGACTGAGGCTGGATGTGAATGATGTTAATAACAAAAAGCGTTCATAAAAATTCTTAGATGGGGACACATTTGCAAACAGTCGAGATGAAATAAACACCCATTTATCGGCCTTTGTTGTCTGAAGAGAAGCGCCGGACAGGGGCCACAGCTAGGGGACACAAGGGCCGTCTATAGTGGTGAAAATTGGTTCTCACTCTTCAAGACCgagcaaataaaataaaataaaatgttatttgtcacatgcgctgaatacaacaggtctacaccttacagtgatatgcttactgcaagccctaaaccaacaatgcagtatctagaaaataactttaaaaaaagtatgagataagaataacaaataataatagagcggcagtaaataacaatagaggGGCGATACACAgggcgtaccggtacagagtcaatgtgcactctcgaggtaattgaggtaatatgtacatgtaggtagagttattaaagtgactatggataaataataacagagagtagcagcagcgtaaaggagggggggggggggggcagtgcaaatagtctgggtagccatttgattagctgttcaggagtcttatggcttgggggtagaagctgtttagaagcctcttggacctagacttggcgctccggtaccgcttgccgtgaggtagcaaagagaacagtctatgactagggtggctggtgtctttgacaatttttagggtcttattctgacaccgcctggaatagaagtcctggatggcaggaagcttggccccggtgatatactgggccgtacgccctaccctctgtagtgccttgaggtcggaggccaagcagttgccacaccaggcagtgatgcaacccgtcaggatgctctcgatggtgcagctgtaaaaccttttgaggatctgaggaaccatgcaagtttttcagtctcctgagggggaatacgttttgtcgtgccctcttcacgactatcttggtgtgcttggaccatgttagtttgtcgatgatgtggatgccaaggaacatgaagctctcaacctgctccactacagccccgttgatgagaatgggggcgtcctCGTTCCTCcccttcctgtagtccacaatcatctcctttgtcttgatcacgttgagggagaggttgttgtccttgcaccacacggtcaggtctctgacctcctccctataggctgtctcatcgttgtcggtgatcaggcctaccactgttgtgtcatcagcaaacttaattatggtgttggagtcgtgcctggcagtGCAGTAataagtgaacagggagtataggaggggactgagcacgcacccctgaggggcccccttgttgaggatcagcgtggcggatgtgttgttacctacccttaccgcctgggggcggcccatcaggaagtccaggatccagttgcagagggaggtgttagtatcagggtctttagcttattgatgagctttgagggcactattgtgttgaacgctgggctgtagtcaatgaatagcattctcacataggtgttccttttgtccaggtgtgaaagggcagtgtggagtgcaatggagattgcatcatctgtggatctgttggtgcggtatgcaaattgaaatgggtctagggtttctgggataatggtgttgatgtgagccatgaccggcctttcaaagcatttcatggctacagatgtgagtgcttcATGTACTGGCACAGTACCAGCAAGGGGTCACTAAGACACCAAAGTCTTTCTAATGGCCTTGTGCAGGTGAACTCTGTCACAGGTCCTGGACAAGTTCACAACACTCTCCTCCACAAAAGCAATATGTGTGAATGAGACATAGGCCTAGAGTGAGAAAGTGTATAAACTTAGTCATAGAAGAAAAAAAGATCTGCATAAAAAATGTAGGAATAAAAGAAGTACAATGTTTTGAAGATGGCAATAAAATAAGTATTTAAAATGTCAGAAAACCACTTATTTTTAGTTAACCCAGATATGACCATCTTTCCACTGCTCACAAAATGTTTGTGTTAGAACACTATACCTGGCCCCTTGTAGTGTCTACAAGCCGGTACTGAGTCATCGGcctagataagacaggagaacaaGGAGAGGTGAGAGACCTACTGTTGATTGAATCAGCTGCAGCCAAATAGCCATGC
Above is a genomic segment from Salvelinus fontinalis isolate EN_2023a chromosome 25, ASM2944872v1, whole genome shotgun sequence containing:
- the LOC129822750 gene encoding transcription factor Sox-17-alpha-A-like, with translation MSSPDAGYASDDQTQPRCAMSVMMPGMGHCQWADPLSPLGDTKVKSESCATSSGNQNRGKTEPRIRRPMNAFMVWAKDERKRLAQQNPDLHNAELSKMLGKSWKALPVSEKRPFVEEAERLRVQHMQDHPNYKYRPRRRKQVKRIKRLDSGFLVHGVSDHQSTSLGGDGRVCMEGLGLGYHHEHGYQVSTQSLGHYRDAQALGGASYEPYSLPTPDTSPLDAVESDSMFFSGHSQEECHMMPAYAYHSQGAEYTPQDPHSNQHANHILHRHLSSPTEQQQGHQAGPMPPSFNQLAMYYSQHCSPSHPKRHPGHGTGQRSPPPDSHPADQVEQMHPSELIGEVDRSEFEQYLSSSRPGDMTGLSYGAHEANMQGPESLISSVLSDASTVFYCNYTS